A window from Candidatus Arthromitus sp. SFB-rat-Yit encodes these proteins:
- the thiT gene encoding energy-coupled thiamine transporter ThiT has product MYFLILILTIVFLGIYLFELKRIKFDTRLIIVIGIFSAIGYILNLFKFIRMPQGGSITFFSMLPVMIITFVHGRGAGLTSGLLLGVLKTLDGVVMVNPLQFILDYLLSNMCLGFSNIFGRKNKIRIFLGCLFSGILCVMFNVLSGVLFFSEFAPEGRNIWIYSLGYNFSSIGVEVLLTSILMAYIPLVRMIKSFNKEA; this is encoded by the coding sequence ATGTATTTTTTGATTTTAATTTTGACAATTGTATTTTTAGGTATTTATTTATTTGAATTAAAAAGGATTAAATTTGATACAAGATTAATTATTGTTATAGGAATTTTCTCTGCTATTGGATATATACTTAATTTGTTTAAATTTATAAGAATGCCTCAGGGTGGATCTATTACATTTTTTTCAATGCTTCCTGTTATGATAATTACATTTGTACATGGTAGAGGTGCTGGACTTACATCTGGACTTTTACTTGGGGTTTTAAAAACACTTGATGGGGTAGTTATGGTTAATCCACTTCAATTTATTTTGGATTATTTATTATCGAATATGTGTTTGGGATTTTCAAATATTTTTGGAAGGAAAAATAAGATTAGAATATTTTTAGGATGTTTATTTAGTGGTATTTTATGTGTTATGTTTAATGTTTTATCAGGTGTTTTATTTTTTAGTGAATTTGCTCCAGAAGGGAGAAATATTTGGATATATTCTTTAGGTTATAATTTTTCAAGTATTGGAGTTGAGGTATTATTGACATCTATATTAATGGCATATATTCCTTTAGTTAGAATGATAAAAAGTTTTAATAAAGAGGCGTAG
- the fba gene encoding class II fructose-1,6-bisphosphate aldolase, with protein MPLVTTKEMFKKAYEGGYAIGAFNINNLESIQGIVEACKNKNSAVILQCSTGAIKYAGIDYLISLVKTAAEESGLDIALHLDHGPDFETCKKCIDAGFTSVMIDGSHHSFEENVKLTKEVVEYAHSKGVCVEAELGVLAGVEDDVVADSHIYTNPDEAVEFVKQTNCDSLAIAIGTSHGAFKFPKDFKPSLKFEILEEIQNKLPGFPIVLHGASAVDPDSVQTCNKYGGKIKDAVGIPVDMLRRASSMAVCKINMDTDLRLAMTANIRKVFADNPSEFDPRKYLGAAKDGVKKVVLSKIENVLGCENSSSK; from the coding sequence ATGCCATTAGTTACAACTAAGGAAATGTTTAAAAAAGCCTATGAAGGTGGTTATGCAATAGGTGCTTTCAACATAAACAATCTTGAATCTATACAAGGTATCGTTGAAGCATGTAAAAATAAAAATTCAGCTGTTATACTGCAATGTTCTACTGGAGCAATAAAATACGCTGGTATAGACTACCTTATATCACTTGTTAAAACAGCTGCAGAGGAAAGTGGTTTGGATATTGCACTTCATTTAGATCATGGTCCTGATTTTGAGACTTGTAAAAAATGTATAGATGCAGGATTTACTTCAGTTATGATAGATGGTTCTCATCATAGTTTCGAAGAAAATGTAAAACTTACTAAAGAAGTAGTTGAATATGCACACTCTAAAGGTGTATGTGTAGAAGCTGAACTTGGAGTTCTTGCTGGAGTTGAAGACGATGTAGTTGCAGATTCTCATATATACACAAATCCAGATGAAGCTGTAGAATTTGTTAAGCAAACAAACTGTGATTCGCTTGCCATAGCTATAGGTACATCTCATGGAGCATTTAAATTTCCTAAAGATTTCAAACCATCTCTTAAATTTGAAATTCTCGAAGAAATACAAAATAAATTACCTGGTTTCCCTATAGTATTACATGGTGCATCTGCTGTTGATCCAGATAGCGTGCAAACTTGTAATAAATATGGTGGTAAAATAAAAGATGCTGTAGGTATACCTGTGGATATGCTTAGACGTGCATCATCAATGGCTGTTTGTAAAATAAATATGGATACTGATTTAAGACTTGCTATGACAGCAAATATAAGAAAAGTATTTGCGGATAATCCTTCTGAATTTGACCCTAGAAAATATTTAGGCGCCGCAAAAGATGGAGTTAAGAAAGTAGTTCTATCTAAAATCGAAAATGTACTTGGATGTGAAAACTCGAGTTCAAAATAG
- the feoB gene encoding ferrous iron transport protein B — protein MGLTNISSKREFMKDIFNAEDKLKKIVCLVGNPNTGKSSIFNSLTGMHQHTGNWSGKTVVNAYGEYNHNGNEYGIIDLPGIYSILSYSQEEEVAREFICFGKYDVLVLVCDMTSLERNLNIFFQMLEINNRIIICLNLCDEAKKKNIHVDLYKMEKILGVPIVVTSTKENIGLDKLRDKIDEVISGKYTFKVSNIKYDDEIENMVHEVLKNMDNSIDFINRRWIALRLIDSDSSFFDFMYKYLSENETSYIKNFKNSFDTFKLEENREKMIERVYKTCKDVSEKCVKESRDKHVRDRKIDDIVTSKKYGIPIMLLLLGLVLFITISLSNIPSSLLSNMFNFLESKLSTFIINLGVSTWIHDMVVYGLFRVTGWVISVMLPPMAIFFPMFTFLEDLGYLPRVAFNMDYLFKKSGCHGKQCLTMCMGFGCNCAGIIGTRIIESKRERLIAIITNNFVPCNGRFPTMIVLSTIFFSYTGNIFFNSIITALIVTIIILIGISVTFLVSYILSKTLLKGETSSFTLELPPYRKPKIRTILYTSLIDRTVFVLGRAIMIAAPFGIIIWILANVFINDISIINHIINFLNPLGKLIGLDGAILSAFFLGIPANEIVMPILLMNYLSTGALIDFETSNSLSMVLRDNGWTIITAINMMLFSLLHFPCSTALWTIKKETKSNKWTFLAFLIPTCIAFGVCFLVNVFLNIIFKVL, from the coding sequence ATGGGACTTACTAATATATCTTCGAAAAGAGAATTTATGAAAGATATTTTCAATGCAGAGGATAAATTAAAAAAGATTGTATGTCTAGTTGGAAATCCTAATACAGGTAAAAGTAGTATATTTAACTCTTTAACAGGTATGCATCAACATACGGGAAATTGGTCTGGAAAAACTGTTGTAAACGCATATGGAGAATATAATCATAATGGAAATGAGTATGGGATTATAGATCTTCCAGGCATATATTCGATACTTTCATATTCTCAAGAGGAAGAAGTTGCTCGTGAATTTATATGTTTTGGGAAATATGATGTTTTAGTTTTAGTTTGTGATATGACTTCTCTTGAGAGAAATTTAAATATATTTTTTCAAATGCTTGAAATTAATAATAGGATAATTATATGTTTAAATCTTTGTGATGAAGCGAAGAAGAAGAATATACATGTAGACTTATATAAAATGGAAAAAATACTTGGAGTTCCAATTGTAGTAACATCCACAAAAGAAAATATAGGACTTGATAAACTGAGAGATAAAATAGATGAGGTAATATCTGGAAAATATACATTTAAAGTTTCAAATATAAAATATGATGATGAAATTGAAAATATGGTTCATGAAGTTTTAAAAAATATGGACAACTCTATAGATTTTATAAATAGAAGATGGATTGCTTTAAGACTTATAGATAGCGATTCCAGCTTTTTTGATTTTATGTATAAATATTTGAGTGAAAATGAAACTTCATATATAAAAAATTTCAAGAATAGTTTTGATACATTTAAATTAGAAGAAAATAGAGAAAAGATGATTGAGAGGGTATATAAAACGTGTAAAGATGTAAGTGAAAAGTGTGTAAAAGAATCTAGAGATAAGCATGTACGGGATAGAAAAATTGATGATATAGTTACTTCAAAGAAATATGGCATACCTATAATGCTTCTTCTTTTAGGATTAGTACTCTTTATAACAATTAGTTTATCAAATATTCCTTCTTCTTTATTGTCTAATATGTTTAATTTTTTAGAAAGTAAATTATCTACATTTATTATAAATTTAGGAGTTTCAACATGGATACATGACATGGTTGTTTATGGTCTTTTCAGGGTAACTGGGTGGGTTATATCTGTTATGCTTCCTCCTATGGCAATTTTCTTTCCTATGTTTACTTTTTTAGAAGATTTAGGATATTTACCGAGAGTTGCATTTAACATGGATTATTTGTTTAAAAAATCAGGGTGTCATGGGAAACAATGTTTAACCATGTGTATGGGATTTGGGTGTAATTGTGCAGGCATAATTGGAACTAGAATAATAGAGTCTAAGAGAGAGAGATTAATAGCTATAATTACAAATAATTTTGTGCCATGTAACGGAAGGTTTCCTACGATGATAGTGTTGTCTACAATATTTTTTTCATATACGGGTAATATATTTTTTAATTCTATAATTACTGCATTAATTGTAACTATTATTATTCTTATAGGAATTAGTGTTACTTTTTTGGTATCCTATATTCTTTCTAAAACGTTATTAAAAGGGGAAACATCATCATTTACATTAGAACTTCCGCCGTATAGAAAACCAAAAATAAGAACAATATTATATACATCATTAATTGATAGAACTGTTTTTGTGTTAGGTAGAGCTATAATGATTGCAGCACCTTTTGGGATTATAATATGGATACTTGCGAATGTTTTTATAAATGATATAAGTATAATAAATCATATAATAAATTTTTTGAATCCATTAGGAAAGTTAATAGGGCTTGATGGAGCTATATTATCTGCATTTTTCTTAGGGATACCTGCAAATGAAATTGTTATGCCAATACTACTTATGAATTATTTATCTACTGGGGCTTTGATAGACTTTGAAACATCAAATTCTCTTTCTATGGTTTTAAGAGATAATGGATGGACTATAATAACAGCAATAAATATGATGTTATTTTCTCTTTTACATTTTCCTTGTTCTACTGCTTTATGGACTATAAAAAAGGAAACTAAAAGTAATAAGTGGACATTTTTAGCTTTCTTAATTCCAACATGTATAGCGTTTGGAGTATGTTTTTTAGTAAATGTATTTTTGAATATTATTTTTAAAGTGCTGTAA
- the fliE gene encoding flagellar hook-basal body complex protein FliE — translation MISAINVFNNFNKEVLNVGNNKQNVFSEMLNNSINSLDNYQKRADNSIVSFIKGDENEVHNVMIAMQEARLTLQTAIEIRNKMVEAYQELSKIQI, via the coding sequence ATGATAAGTGCTATTAATGTATTTAATAATTTTAATAAAGAAGTTTTAAATGTAGGTAATAATAAGCAAAACGTATTTTCAGAAATGTTAAATAACTCTATAAATAGTTTGGATAATTATCAAAAGAGAGCTGATAACAGTATTGTATCTTTTATAAAGGGTGATGAAAATGAAGTTCATAATGTTATGATAGCTATGCAAGAGGCTAGACTTACACTTCAGACAGCGATTGAAATTAGAAATAAAATGGTTGAGGCTTATCAGGAATTATCAAAAATACAGATATAA
- a CDS encoding M28 family peptidase — MKRIYKIFVFIVLFVCCFKPSVQAEEFGKYALDYLEQISRIPRVSFSEGEVYTADYLGRLLRDFGYDTSFEEISFPEDTVLNFTPGYYLSHNIIATKKGASDLEVIIGASYDSENVDGSTGFEGATGVSVLLEVADRVKDMSFPFTLKFVLFGSGKNGEIGSTHYVSTRSQDELDKIMYFLNLTSLGSGKNLYVYGNSGNKGFVRDELLSLSKELKIKILTTEENLEQSIPEGVCADIGDHVPFKYSNVPFGKIEATSFESVDKNYGLPDDPTGEGIGIIEGSSDDNYNYVMGNFVDTVTKNLSSCVEVLFNYLVRENRSIKIITQLSEENLDKISQVKYVLYKGNKKIKEITLNETLVTEFKNLDEGNYTVKVISPNGIDFLKNIDEFEFNFKDNVNGEFVFVNDEIVTYTYRKEFTDNYNLVRDDIKNSNFEIKSKKFIFDYSSSIGNYEEEDSSKNDMLIKNLSILLVALIVFYVILRIILLKPNKEN; from the coding sequence TTGAAGAGGATATATAAGATATTTGTTTTTATTGTTTTGTTTGTATGTTGTTTTAAACCGAGTGTACAAGCTGAGGAGTTTGGGAAGTATGCACTTGATTATTTAGAACAGATATCTAGAATACCTAGAGTTTCTTTTAGTGAAGGTGAGGTTTATACAGCGGATTATTTAGGAAGATTACTTAGAGATTTTGGTTATGATACTTCATTTGAAGAGATTTCTTTTCCTGAAGACACGGTTTTGAATTTTACTCCTGGATATTATTTATCTCACAATATTATTGCAACTAAAAAAGGAGCGAGCGATTTAGAAGTTATAATTGGAGCTTCTTATGATTCAGAAAATGTTGATGGATCAACAGGATTTGAAGGAGCTACAGGTGTTTCTGTTTTACTTGAGGTTGCAGATAGGGTTAAGGATATGAGTTTTCCATTTACTTTAAAATTTGTATTATTTGGTAGTGGAAAAAATGGAGAAATAGGATCAACACATTATGTATCAACTAGATCTCAAGATGAACTTGATAAGATAATGTATTTTTTGAATTTAACGTCTCTTGGTAGCGGAAAAAATTTATACGTTTATGGTAATAGTGGAAATAAGGGATTTGTTAGAGATGAATTATTATCATTATCTAAAGAGTTGAAAATTAAAATTCTGACTACTGAAGAAAATTTGGAACAAAGTATTCCAGAAGGGGTTTGTGCAGATATAGGAGATCATGTTCCATTTAAATATAGTAATGTTCCATTTGGGAAAATTGAAGCTACTTCTTTTGAAAGTGTAGATAAAAATTATGGTTTACCAGATGATCCTACTGGAGAGGGTATTGGAATAATAGAAGGAAGTAGTGATGATAATTATAACTATGTGATGGGAAATTTTGTTGATACTGTTACGAAGAATTTATCCAGTTGCGTAGAAGTATTATTTAATTATTTGGTTAGAGAAAATAGAAGTATAAAGATAATAACTCAGTTATCAGAGGAGAATTTAGATAAGATATCTCAAGTAAAGTACGTTCTTTATAAAGGTAATAAAAAGATAAAAGAGATTACTTTAAATGAAACTTTAGTTACTGAATTTAAAAATTTAGATGAGGGTAATTATACTGTTAAAGTTATTTCTCCTAATGGAATTGATTTTCTGAAAAATATAGATGAATTTGAGTTTAATTTTAAGGATAATGTTAATGGTGAATTTGTTTTTGTAAATGATGAAATTGTGACATACACGTATAGGAAAGAATTTACTGACAATTATAACTTGGTGAGAGATGACATTAAAAATAGCAATTTTGAGATAAAATCTAAAAAATTTATATTCGATTATTCTTCTTCAATTGGGAATTATGAGGAAGAGGATAGTAGTAAAAATGATATGTTAATAAAGAATCTATCAATACTTTTAGTTGCGTTAATTGTATTTTATGTGATTCTTAGGATAATTTTATTAAAACCTAATAAAGAGAATTAA
- the fliF gene encoding flagellar basal-body MS-ring/collar protein FliF: protein MGKLKEILEKVKNFIQKFSPRTKKIIISAFIILVLFLSFFLVYSNVTKYGLLYSDLDPSDSKYIHEQLVDMGLEVKIRGKSIYVLRNKVDELRLTFSPELKGGSKGFELLDKSSGFGYTDEEFLIQKQRIVQGELERTIRSFSQVKDARVHISPSRTSVFMTDKDPAKASVYLKLNPLESLSRDQVKSIIHLVSAAWNNLSFENVEVVDSRMNLLSLGIYDGSDDFNFAGSLDNQMNLERKFEHELESRILSIIEPVLGYDKVRVRVNAELDFDSKKKTEIIVDDNKVPVSEHLIKEENGTSLNGGGGPIDNNMSNVQEGNSSDKSSREESTTNYELSKQESTIIYAPGEIKRITASFVYDGNITQEMRENIESLINGVIGFNAERGDSISVVGMEFNGLKQEAVQAKRRGIIPIIVSVVVLIVILFLVRMFKKNKELSSLSKNDNLPQSISEAKDMIQQSVDENIKKNGIEDTNPENKMLEDAIKNYAITKPSQVVEIIKSWMMEDTR from the coding sequence ATGGGAAAATTAAAAGAAATACTTGAAAAAGTTAAAAATTTTATACAAAAGTTTTCTCCGAGAACGAAGAAGATAATTATTAGTGCATTTATAATTTTAGTTTTGTTCCTTTCTTTTTTCTTAGTGTACTCTAATGTTACTAAGTATGGACTTTTGTATTCTGATTTGGATCCTTCTGATAGCAAGTATATACATGAACAATTAGTAGATATGGGATTAGAGGTTAAGATAAGAGGTAAGTCTATTTATGTTTTAAGAAATAAAGTAGATGAACTTAGACTCACTTTTTCTCCGGAGTTAAAAGGAGGAAGTAAAGGATTTGAACTTTTAGATAAAAGTAGTGGATTTGGATATACAGATGAAGAATTTTTGATACAAAAACAGAGGATTGTACAAGGTGAGCTTGAGAGAACTATAAGGAGTTTTTCTCAAGTAAAAGATGCTAGAGTTCATATTTCACCATCTAGGACGAGTGTATTTATGACTGATAAAGATCCAGCTAAGGCATCTGTTTATTTAAAATTAAATCCTTTAGAATCTCTTTCAAGAGATCAAGTTAAATCTATAATTCATTTGGTATCTGCAGCTTGGAATAATTTGTCTTTCGAAAATGTTGAAGTAGTAGATTCTCGAATGAATTTATTATCTCTTGGAATATATGATGGAAGCGATGATTTTAATTTTGCGGGTAGTTTAGATAATCAAATGAATTTAGAGAGGAAATTTGAGCATGAACTTGAGAGTAGGATCTTATCTATAATTGAGCCAGTGCTTGGATATGATAAAGTTAGAGTTCGTGTTAATGCAGAATTAGATTTTGATTCAAAAAAGAAAACTGAAATAATTGTAGATGATAATAAGGTACCTGTAAGTGAGCATCTTATAAAAGAAGAGAATGGTACTTCTTTAAATGGTGGGGGAGGTCCTATCGATAATAATATGTCAAATGTTCAAGAAGGTAATTCTTCCGATAAATCAAGTAGGGAAGAAAGTACAACAAATTATGAATTATCTAAACAAGAATCTACTATTATATATGCTCCAGGAGAAATAAAAAGGATTACAGCATCTTTTGTATATGATGGAAATATAACTCAGGAAATGAGAGAAAATATAGAGAGTTTAATTAATGGAGTTATTGGTTTCAATGCTGAAAGAGGAGATTCGATATCTGTAGTTGGAATGGAATTTAATGGTCTTAAACAAGAAGCTGTTCAAGCAAAGAGAAGAGGTATTATTCCTATAATAGTTTCAGTTGTGGTATTAATAGTTATATTGTTTTTAGTAAGGATGTTTAAGAAAAATAAAGAGTTATCATCTTTATCTAAAAATGATAATTTGCCACAGTCTATTTCAGAAGCTAAAGATATGATACAACAAAGTGTTGATGAAAATATTAAGAAAAATGGAATAGAAGATACAAATCCGGAAAATAAAATGCTTGAGGATGCTATTAAAAATTATGCGATAACTAAACCGAGTCAAGTAGTTGAGATTATAAAATCTTGGATGATGGAAGATACGAGATAA
- a CDS encoding DUF421 domain-containing protein: MLIVLSRTIILFIVMFFTMKMMGKRYIAQLEPYEFVVSIMIAELATLPLEDISIPLLYGIICILTILFIEFILSQIQLKSIKLRKLFGGKSIILVKDGKFIKENLRKEKLTINDVLEDLRSSGNYDLSKIGFAMLERSGKITIIPKNNENEKIYLPTSIIIDGEIVKDGLKYINRNNDWLMKQLKNNKIKSIKDVLYAYTDSNGTFKYQLETK; the protein is encoded by the coding sequence ATGCTTATAGTATTATCAAGAACTATAATACTTTTCATAGTAATGTTCTTTACAATGAAAATGATGGGAAAAAGATATATAGCTCAACTAGAACCTTATGAATTTGTAGTTTCAATAATGATTGCGGAACTTGCGACCCTTCCACTTGAAGATATATCAATTCCCCTTTTATATGGAATTATTTGTATTTTAACAATATTATTTATCGAATTTATATTGTCTCAAATTCAACTTAAAAGTATAAAACTCAGAAAATTATTCGGAGGTAAATCTATAATCTTGGTTAAAGATGGTAAATTTATCAAAGAAAATTTAAGAAAAGAAAAATTAACAATAAATGATGTGTTAGAAGATCTGAGATCTAGCGGAAACTATGATTTATCAAAAATAGGTTTTGCCATGCTAGAGCGTAGTGGGAAAATTACGATAATACCTAAAAATAACGAAAATGAAAAAATATATCTTCCAACTTCTATAATAATAGATGGAGAAATCGTAAAAGATGGACTTAAATACATAAATAGAAACAATGATTGGCTTATGAAACAACTTAAAAATAATAAAATAAAATCTATTAAAGATGTACTATACGCATATACGGACTCAAACGGTACATTCAAATATCAATTAGAAACAAAATAA
- a CDS encoding FeoA family protein: MKSICEFNVGDLIEIKHIDLLKYQKERILSMGFTKGTVIEVIRFGFKKELILFGVRGIMIALRSEESKFIYGIKV; the protein is encoded by the coding sequence ATGAAGAGTATTTGTGAATTTAATGTAGGAGATCTCATAGAAATAAAACACATTGATCTTTTAAAATATCAAAAAGAGAGAATACTTTCTATGGGTTTTACAAAAGGAACTGTAATAGAGGTAATAAGGTTTGGATTTAAAAAAGAACTTATATTATTTGGTGTTAGAGGTATAATGATTGCTCTTAGATCTGAGGAATCGAAATTTATTTATGGAATAAAAGTTTAG
- a CDS encoding magnesium transporter MgtE N-terminal domain-containing protein has product MILLEKLNLVYFRNILNKKIYDEFGDTLGKLKDIYISTERGYPISIGYKVLRDGEDFYYEFRQIKFYKYRRSIIIKVSGVFNIIPKSYKYRLSKEILNKQIIDINGKKVVKIIDVHMASIGNELRVVAIESGVTTFLRKYNIKYVPKFIKKFINKMFKNLEDTVIKWEDMESIQFIENGLLISVPQSKLCKMHPADIVEILEDLDDNNRKKLFESFNDNLASEILEEMEDLDMRIDIIKNLSDSKVISILNYIPNYELVDILEKVDESLKERILINLEKSDIDDIKNIMSYDENKVGSIMNTEFISFNINLKLGEIIDIVKSTNVREQYLYNIYILDENNILKGVVDFRSLIFLDRNINVFEIMDKEFISVYDDDDLESVIGVFLKYNLITIPVIHRCGKLMGSLFIHDILTKEFLRI; this is encoded by the coding sequence GTGATTTTATTGGAGAAACTTAATTTAGTTTATTTTAGGAATATTTTGAATAAGAAAATTTATGATGAATTTGGAGATACTTTAGGGAAACTAAAGGATATTTATATTTCAACTGAGAGAGGATATCCTATATCTATTGGATATAAAGTTTTAAGGGATGGAGAGGATTTTTACTACGAGTTTAGACAGATAAAATTTTATAAATATAGGAGAAGTATCATAATTAAAGTATCTGGAGTGTTTAATATAATACCTAAGAGTTATAAATATAGGCTTTCTAAAGAAATATTGAACAAACAAATTATAGATATAAATGGGAAAAAGGTTGTTAAAATAATAGATGTTCATATGGCTAGTATAGGAAATGAACTTAGAGTTGTTGCTATTGAGAGTGGGGTTACAACATTTCTGAGGAAATACAATATAAAATATGTTCCTAAATTTATTAAAAAATTTATAAATAAAATGTTTAAAAATCTTGAGGATACGGTCATAAAATGGGAGGATATGGAGTCGATTCAGTTTATTGAAAATGGATTACTTATATCTGTACCTCAGTCTAAATTATGTAAAATGCATCCTGCTGATATTGTTGAAATTCTAGAGGATTTAGATGATAATAATAGAAAAAAATTATTTGAAAGCTTTAATGATAATTTAGCAAGTGAAATATTAGAAGAGATGGAAGATTTGGATATGAGAATTGACATAATAAAAAATTTGAGCGACTCTAAGGTAATAAGTATACTTAATTATATTCCAAATTACGAGCTTGTCGATATTTTAGAGAAGGTTGATGAGTCATTAAAGGAAAGAATACTTATAAATTTGGAAAAAAGTGATATTGATGATATAAAAAATATAATGTCTTATGATGAAAATAAGGTTGGAAGTATAATGAATACTGAGTTTATAAGTTTTAATATAAATTTAAAACTTGGTGAAATAATTGATATTGTAAAAAGCACTAATGTTAGAGAGCAGTATTTATATAATATTTATATACTCGATGAAAATAATATTTTAAAAGGAGTAGTTGATTTTAGATCCTTAATATTTTTAGATAGAAACATTAATGTGTTTGAAATAATGGATAAAGAATTTATATCTGTATATGATGATGATGATTTAGAATCAGTAATAGGAGTTTTTCTAAAATATAATTTAATTACTATTCCGGTTATACATAGATGTGGTAAATTAATGGGGTCATTATTTATACACGATATATTAACAAAGGAATTTTTGAGGATTTAG
- a CDS encoding DUF4363 family protein — translation MKLNLKNIAVYGSYALVILIIISSFIYLKQSTSQINKKLDNIKTCIENDDWESSLELFNEFELTHKKNLECFSLFTNKNNLHEALLSIKNIYINILLRDKYICISNIETLKFHIEHILDSQTPKIKNIL, via the coding sequence ATGAAACTTAATCTAAAAAATATAGCTGTATATGGATCTTACGCTTTAGTTATACTCATTATAATATCTTCATTCATATATCTTAAACAATCGACATCTCAAATAAATAAAAAACTTGATAACATAAAAACATGCATAGAAAATGATGACTGGGAATCCTCATTAGAATTATTTAATGAATTTGAACTCACACACAAAAAAAATTTGGAGTGCTTCTCATTATTTACAAATAAAAATAATTTACATGAAGCCTTATTATCAATTAAAAATATTTATATAAATATTTTGTTGAGAGATAAATATATATGTATATCAAATATCGAAACTCTTAAATTCCACATAGAACATATCCTAGATTCCCAAACTCCAAAAATTAAAAATATATTATAA